Proteins encoded within one genomic window of Brachyhypopomus gauderio isolate BG-103 unplaced genomic scaffold, BGAUD_0.2 sc103, whole genome shotgun sequence:
- the LOC143497217 gene encoding sodium/potassium/calcium exchanger 2-like isoform X5, whose product MGLGCRSDSDHRVQECQRTRCARRKLQPTRVLTLLLGILAVSSLPFSLRAFFSWGSASQWEGPQGPAPHRTLLSAAEANESQGEYPEDLFSLEERRQGAVVLHMIGMLYMFIALAMVCDEFFVPALTVIIEKLAISDDVAGATFMAAGGSAPELFTSVIGVFISHSNVGIGTIVGSAVFNILFVIGMCAVFSKEILNLTWWPLFRDVSFYILDLVMLIIFFLDNYISYFESIGLLLAYATYVVFMKYNSHMESLVKGLVNRNQVVEVVESQPKVSPVGAEDENKLAAKPRLQRGGSSASLHNSLMRNSIFQLMIHTLDPLSEEFADSELGTYGKLKYYHSMTEEGKFREKASILHKIAKKKCQVEDANGVADKNLPNSSSVEVEVCPPLNGTTAQETETGDDDDEEDQPLSLAWPESGRKRFTYLFLLPIVLPLWITLPDVRKPTSKKFFPITFVGSICWIAAFSYLMVWWAHQVGETIGITEEIMGLTILAAGTSIPDLITSVIVARKGLGDMAVSSSVGSNIFDITVGWRDVSLLEVRGFRRYSAHPVSQATVPMAAVLSAERYAARGGEQ is encoded by the exons ATGGGTCTGGGGTGCCGCTCGGACTCGGACCACCGGGTGCAGGAATGCCAACGGACCCGGTGCGCCCGGAGAAAGCTGCAGCCGACGAGGGTGCTCACTCTCCTCCTCGGCATCCTGGCAGTGAGCTCCCTTCCCTTCTCTCTCCGTGCCTTCTTCTCATGGGGTTCTGCCTCccagtgggaggggccacagGGCCCCGCCCCTCACAGGACTCTGCTGTCAGCGGCGGAGGCCAATGAGAGCCAGGGGGAGTATCCCGAGGATCTTTTCTCGTTGGAGGAGAGGCGGCAGGGCGCGGTGGTGCTGCACATGATCGGCATGCTCTACATGTTCATCGCGCTCGCCATGGTCTGCGATGAGTTCTTCGTCCCCGCCCTCACCGTCATCATCGAGAAGCTGGCCATCTCCGACGACGTAGCCGGCGCCACCTTCATGGCCGccggaggctccgcccctgAGCTCTTCACCTCCGTGATTGGCGTGTTCATCTCCCACAGCAACGTGGGCATCGGCACCATCGTGGGTTCGGCTGTGTTCAACATCCTGTTCGTGATCGGCATGTGCGCCGTGTTCTCCAAGGAGATCCTCAACCTGACGTGGTGGCCGCTCTTCCGAGACGTCTCCTTCTACATCCTGGACCTGGTCATGCTCATCATCTTCTTCCTGGACAACTACATCAGCTACTTTGAGAGCATCGGCCTCCTGTTGGCCTATGCCACCTACGTGGTCTTCATGAAGTACAACTCGCACATGGAGTCCCTGGTCAAGGGCCTGGTGAACCGTAaccaggtggtggaggtggtggagagccAGCCCAAG GTTAGTCCAGTGGGAGCAGAGGATGAGAACAAACTGGCG GCCAAGCCCCGACTCCAGAGGGGAGGGAGCTCCGCCTCCCTGCACAACAGCCTGATGAGAAACAGCATCTTCCAGCTGATGATCCACACACTAGACCCACTTAGTGAAG AATTTGCTGATTCTG AACTGGGGACTTATGGCAAGCTAAAATATTATCACTCAATGACTGAAGAAG GAAAGTTCCGCGAGAAGGCATCCATCCTTCACAAAATCGCCAAAAAGAAATGCCAAGTGGAGGATGCTAACGGTGTGGCCG ATAAGAATCTTCCCAACAGCTCCAGTGTGGAGGTTGAAGTGTGTCCACCTTTAAATGGCACTACAGCGCAAGAGACCGAAACA GGTGATGATGACGATGAGGAAGACCAGCCTCTCAGCCTGGCCTGGCCTGAGAGTGGCCGTAAGCGTTTCACGTACCTCTTCCTCCTGCCCATTGTGTTGCCACTGTGGATCACCCTTCCCGATGTCCGTAAGCCC ACGTCAAAGAAGTTTTTCCCCATCACGTTCGTGGGATCCATCTGTTGGATAGCTGCCTTCTCCTACCTGATGGTGTGGTGGGCTCACCAG GTGGGCGAGACCATCGGCATCACGGAGGAGATCATGGGCCTGACGATCTTGGCGGCCGGAACCTCCATTCCGGATCTGATCACCAGCGTGATCGTGGCCCGTAAGGGTCTGGGGGACATGGCCGTGTCCAGCTCCGTGGGCTCAAACATCTTCGACATCACCGTCGG gtggagggatgtTTCTCTTCTGGAAGTGAGAGGCTTCAGGAGATACTCTGCTCATCCTGTTTCCCAGGCTACCGTTCCCATGGCTGCTGTACTCTCTGCTGAACGGTATGCGGCCCGTGGCGGTGAGCAGTAA